One segment of Nitrospirota bacterium DNA contains the following:
- a CDS encoding LapA family protein has product MIVLGLVIFVVAIVVVFSVQNATPVAVSFLSWHFEASLAIIILLAVLAGLILGMIVLSSMRLLRSSRKKRKEKEAQTGQAPKNQALS; this is encoded by the coding sequence ATGATCGTTCTCGGTCTCGTCATATTCGTAGTTGCCATCGTTGTCGTTTTTTCCGTGCAGAATGCAACGCCAGTGGCCGTCTCCTTCCTGTCCTGGCATTTCGAAGCATCGCTCGCCATCATCATCCTTCTCGCGGTTCTGGCGGGTTTGATCCTCGGCATGATCGTTCTGTCGTCAATGCGCCTGCTGCGCTCGTCGAGGAAAAAGAGGAAAGAGAAAGAAGCCCAAACCGGACAGGCTCCCAAAAACCAGGCGTTGTCATGA
- a CDS encoding cupredoxin domain-containing protein → MKKSIIITTLIALAAAFVQSGAWGDETRVVYKAVIDSSGSQKVEMLGGSYFFKPNDIIVKVNVPVEIIIRKESGFVPHDIVLHAPEAGIDFKVELSTDPKTIKFTPTKAGKYEFYCDKRFLFWTHRAKGMEGVLEVTG, encoded by the coding sequence ATGAAGAAGAGCATTATAATAACAACGCTGATCGCTCTCGCGGCAGCCTTCGTCCAGTCAGGGGCATGGGGTGATGAGACAAGGGTGGTCTACAAGGCCGTTATCGACAGCAGCGGCAGCCAGAAAGTCGAAATGCTGGGTGGCAGCTATTTTTTTAAGCCGAATGATATCATCGTGAAGGTGAACGTTCCGGTGGAGATCATCATACGGAAAGAATCGGGTTTCGTGCCGCATGACATTGTTCTCCACGCGCCCGAGGCCGGGATCGATTTCAAGGTGGAGCTCAGCACCGACCCGAAGACAATCAAGTTTACGCCGACAAAGGCCGGGAAGTACGAATTTTACTGCGACAAACGGTTCCTTTTCTGGACCCACCGGGCAAAGGGCATGGAGGGAGTGCTGGAAGTAACCGGATAG
- a CDS encoding phosphoketolase family protein has product MHAYWRAANYLSVGQIYLYDNPLLREPLKLEHIKPRLLGHWGTTPGLNFIYVHLNRVIRERDLNVIFVCGPGHGGPGMVANTYLEGTYSEFYPHITRDGAGMQKLFKQFSFPGGIPSHAAPETPGSIHEGGELGYSLSHAHGAVFDNPGLIAACVVGDGEAETGPLAAAWHSNKFLNPATDGAVLPILHLNGYKIANPAVLARISREELEDLFVGYGYKPYFVEGSDPGPMHQSMAETLDTVIAEIRSIQKEARNSGKAARPQWPMIILRTPKGWTGPKEVDGKKTEGFWRSHQVPFAEMATKPEHVKLLETWMKSYRPEELFDADGRLLPELADLAPEGTRRMGANPHANGGLLLQELTMPDFHDYAVDVPGPGLVTAEATRIMGTFLRDIMKLNKDSRNFRVMGPDETTSNRLGALFEATDRAWMAEKLPYDESLAPDGRVMEILSEHTCQGWLEGYLLTGRHGLFSCYEAFIHVVDSMFNQHAKWLKVTRNEIPWRRPISSLNYLLTSHVWRQDHNGFSHQDPGFIDMAVNKKADIIRVYLPPDANTLLSVTDHCLRSRNYINVIVAGKQPQQQWLDMESAVKHCTSGIGIWEWASNDRGNEPDVVMACCGDVPTLETLAAVELLRFHAPKLRIRVVNVVDLMTLQPHEEHPHGLSDRDFDALFTIDKPIIFAYHGYPWLIHRLTYRRTNHKNLHVRGYKEEGTTTTPFDMVVRNDLDRFHLAGDAVDRVPGLSRIAAYAKQTIRDKLVDHREYITRYGEDMPEIREWTWKGPSGRDNGGPVRD; this is encoded by the coding sequence ATGCACGCCTACTGGCGCGCGGCGAACTACCTTTCCGTGGGCCAGATCTATCTCTACGACAATCCCCTGCTGAGGGAGCCGTTGAAGCTGGAGCACATCAAGCCGCGGCTCCTGGGGCACTGGGGCACGACGCCGGGGCTCAATTTCATCTATGTACACCTCAATCGCGTGATCAGGGAACGTGATCTCAATGTCATCTTCGTCTGTGGGCCCGGTCATGGCGGACCCGGCATGGTGGCTAACACCTATCTGGAGGGAACGTACAGCGAATTCTATCCCCACATCACTCGTGATGGCGCGGGAATGCAAAAGCTCTTCAAGCAGTTCTCGTTCCCCGGCGGGATCCCGAGCCACGCAGCCCCGGAGACCCCGGGCTCCATCCATGAAGGAGGCGAACTCGGTTATTCGCTGTCCCACGCCCATGGCGCTGTTTTCGACAACCCCGGGCTCATCGCGGCCTGCGTGGTGGGCGACGGCGAGGCGGAGACCGGGCCGCTCGCCGCGGCATGGCATTCCAACAAGTTCCTGAACCCGGCTACCGACGGAGCCGTGCTGCCCATCCTGCATTTGAACGGCTACAAGATCGCGAACCCCGCCGTACTGGCGAGGATCAGCCGTGAGGAGCTGGAGGACCTGTTCGTAGGCTACGGCTATAAACCGTATTTTGTCGAAGGATCGGACCCGGGACCGATGCATCAAAGCATGGCCGAGACACTCGATACGGTGATCGCCGAGATCCGGTCGATACAAAAAGAGGCCCGCAACAGCGGGAAAGCGGCGCGTCCGCAATGGCCCATGATCATCCTGCGAACGCCCAAGGGATGGACGGGTCCGAAAGAAGTCGACGGGAAAAAAACGGAAGGGTTCTGGCGGTCGCATCAGGTCCCTTTCGCTGAAATGGCGACGAAACCGGAACACGTGAAACTGCTCGAAACATGGATGAAGAGCTACAGGCCGGAAGAGCTTTTTGACGCCGACGGCAGGCTGCTCCCGGAGCTCGCCGACCTCGCTCCCGAAGGGACACGCCGCATGGGCGCCAACCCCCATGCGAACGGCGGTCTTCTGCTCCAGGAATTAACCATGCCCGACTTCCATGACTACGCTGTGGATGTCCCGGGGCCGGGCCTTGTCACTGCGGAGGCCACCAGGATCATGGGCACATTCCTGCGGGACATCATGAAGCTGAACAAGGACAGCAGGAATTTCCGGGTCATGGGGCCCGACGAGACGACCTCCAACCGCCTCGGCGCGCTTTTTGAGGCCACGGACCGGGCGTGGATGGCGGAGAAGCTGCCCTACGACGAGAGCCTCGCCCCCGACGGCCGTGTCATGGAGATACTGAGCGAGCATACCTGCCAGGGCTGGCTCGAAGGATACCTCCTGACCGGACGCCACGGCCTCTTCTCGTGTTACGAGGCGTTCATCCATGTCGTCGACTCCATGTTCAACCAGCATGCCAAGTGGCTGAAGGTCACGAGGAACGAGATCCCGTGGCGAAGGCCCATTTCTTCCCTGAACTATCTTCTCACCTCCCATGTCTGGCGCCAGGACCACAACGGGTTCAGCCACCAGGACCCGGGGTTCATCGACATGGCGGTGAACAAGAAAGCGGACATCATACGCGTGTACCTCCCTCCCGATGCGAATACGCTCCTGTCCGTTACGGACCACTGCCTGAGGAGCAGGAACTACATCAATGTGATCGTTGCCGGGAAACAGCCCCAGCAGCAGTGGCTCGACATGGAATCCGCGGTCAAGCACTGTACTTCGGGCATCGGGATCTGGGAGTGGGCGAGCAATGACCGCGGCAATGAGCCGGACGTTGTCATGGCCTGCTGCGGTGACGTGCCCACGCTCGAGACCCTGGCCGCCGTGGAACTGCTCCGCTTCCACGCGCCGAAGCTCAGGATCCGGGTGGTCAACGTGGTCGACCTCATGACCCTTCAACCCCATGAAGAGCATCCCCACGGCCTGTCGGACAGGGACTTTGACGCGCTGTTTACGATCGACAAACCCATCATCTTCGCTTACCACGGCTACCCCTGGCTTATCCACCGCCTGACCTATCGAAGGACGAACCACAAAAACCTGCACGTTCGGGGATATAAGGAGGAGGGGACCACGACCACGCCCTTCGACATGGTCGTGCGAAACGATCTGGACCGTTTTCACCTCGCAGGAGATGCTGTCGACCGGGTTCCCGGACTCTCCCGCATTGCGGCCTATGCCAAGCAGACGATCCGCGACAAGCTGGTCGACCACCGGGAGTATATCACCCGATACGGAGAGGATATGCCGGAGATCAGGGAATGGACATGGAAAGGCCCCTCCGGAAGGGATAACGGGGGGCCGGTTCGGGATTAG
- a CDS encoding heavy-metal-associated domain-containing protein: protein MKTALFSIRNNLCAECSLALHRFIGGMDGVESIDVEQGRVAVTFDENTIEEEKLAKITKDSIERLGYRLEE from the coding sequence ATGAAAACAGCACTGTTCTCGATACGTAATAATCTCTGCGCCGAGTGCTCTCTCGCGCTGCACCGGTTCATAGGTGGAATGGACGGGGTCGAGTCCATTGACGTCGAACAAGGCAGGGTCGCGGTGACGTTCGATGAAAACACGATCGAAGAGGAGAAGCTGGCAAAGATCACGAAGGACAGCATCGAGCGGCTGGGTTACCGGCTGGAGGAATGA
- a CDS encoding HAD family hydrolase has translation MMSRNEVVFLFDVDNTLLDNDRVEQDLRVHLEREFGAASRDRYFSLFEELRSELGYADYLGALQRYRLEDLCDPRLLTMSSFLMDYPFVDRLFPGAIAAIEHVRTRGRTVILSDGDVVFQPRKVQRSGLWEAVEGRVLIYVHKEQMLADVERRYPARHYVMIDDKLRILEAMKRVWGDRLTTVFPRQGRYALDPDTVSRYPRPQITLERIGDLATFDLSAFPG, from the coding sequence ATGATGTCCCGGAACGAGGTCGTCTTCCTGTTCGATGTCGATAATACGCTGCTTGACAACGACCGGGTAGAACAGGATCTGCGGGTCCACCTTGAAAGAGAGTTCGGGGCCGCAAGCAGGGACCGGTACTTCTCACTCTTCGAAGAGCTGCGGTCCGAGCTGGGTTACGCGGACTATCTGGGCGCCCTGCAGCGCTACCGTCTCGAGGACCTCTGCGATCCCCGGCTATTGACGATGTCCTCCTTTCTGATGGATTATCCCTTCGTTGACCGCCTGTTCCCCGGCGCTATCGCGGCCATCGAACACGTCCGGACGCGGGGGAGAACGGTCATACTCTCCGACGGCGACGTGGTGTTTCAGCCGCGCAAGGTGCAGCGGTCAGGCCTGTGGGAAGCTGTCGAGGGCCGGGTTCTGATCTACGTCCACAAAGAGCAGATGCTTGCCGATGTCGAACGGCGCTACCCCGCGCGGCACTACGTCATGATCGATGACAAGCTGCGCATACTCGAGGCAATGAAGCGGGTCTGGGGCGACCGGTTGACAACGGTGTTCCCCCGGCAGGGACGCTATGCGCTCGATCCAGATACCGTTTCCCGTTATCCGCGTCCCCAGATCACGCTTGAACGGATCGGCGATCTCGCAACCTTCGACCTGTCCGCGTTCCCCGGCTGA
- a CDS encoding acetate/propionate family kinase, with translation MTGHGPMDILTINSGSSSIKFSRYRMGSNEARVLSGSLEGIGLSTGLFRIRDAAGKTMTEKTLNLRDHGEALREAIDWLVGNEAGQKLSAIGHRIVHGGSAYVRPHRVDAALLEALDALVPLAPDHLPQEIAAIRTFGRSYPELDQVACFDTAFHRNMPDVAQRYALPGEVRRLGVVRYGFHGLSYEYILKELGNISGAEAADGRVIIAHLGNGASMGAFRNGKSADTTMGFTPAGGLAMSTRSGDLDPGVIVYLLKEKGMDASALNRMVNRESGLYGVSAMSADMAELLKAEPSNRGAAEAVELFCYTAKKFLGALAAVLGGLDTLVFTGGIGENAPSIRERICNDLGFLGIRLDTERNSEQAPVISRADGLVTVRVMKTNEELMIARHTAHCIAIEGRHA, from the coding sequence ATGACCGGTCATGGCCCGATGGACATACTCACGATCAACAGCGGTTCCTCAAGCATCAAGTTCTCCCGGTACCGCATGGGAAGCAATGAAGCCCGGGTCTTGTCCGGAAGCCTCGAGGGCATCGGTTTGTCGACGGGCCTGTTCCGCATCAGGGATGCGGCCGGCAAGACCATGACCGAGAAGACACTCAACCTGCGAGACCATGGGGAGGCGCTCCGGGAAGCGATCGATTGGCTTGTCGGCAACGAGGCCGGCCAGAAGTTATCGGCAATAGGGCACAGGATCGTGCACGGCGGAAGCGCCTATGTCAGGCCGCACCGCGTAGATGCCGCTCTGCTCGAGGCCCTTGATGCGCTCGTTCCCCTTGCCCCCGATCACCTGCCGCAGGAGATCGCCGCGATCAGGACATTCGGGCGCTCCTACCCCGAACTGGACCAGGTCGCGTGCTTCGACACCGCATTTCACCGGAACATGCCCGACGTTGCGCAGCGTTATGCCCTGCCCGGGGAGGTACGGCGGCTCGGCGTGGTGCGCTACGGTTTCCACGGTCTGTCCTACGAGTATATCCTGAAGGAGCTGGGGAACATCTCTGGAGCGGAGGCGGCGGACGGCAGAGTGATCATCGCCCATCTGGGGAACGGGGCAAGCATGGGGGCATTCAGGAACGGGAAGAGCGCGGACACGACCATGGGGTTCACTCCCGCGGGCGGCCTGGCCATGAGCACCCGCTCCGGAGACCTCGACCCCGGCGTGATCGTTTACCTGCTCAAGGAAAAGGGGATGGACGCATCCGCTTTGAACCGCATGGTGAACAGGGAGTCGGGGCTCTACGGCGTTTCGGCAATGAGCGCTGACATGGCTGAACTGCTCAAGGCAGAGCCGTCGAATCGGGGCGCCGCAGAGGCCGTGGAGCTCTTCTGCTATACGGCGAAAAAGTTCCTCGGTGCTCTCGCTGCAGTGCTGGGCGGGCTCGACACGCTCGTCTTCACCGGAGGCATCGGGGAGAATGCTCCTTCGATTCGTGAGCGCATCTGCAATGACCTTGGTTTCCTGGGCATCCGGCTTGATACGGAGCGAAACAGCGAACAAGCCCCGGTCATTTCCCGGGCAGACGGCCTTGTAACGGTCCGGGTCATGAAGACGAATGAAGAGCTGATGATCGCGCGGCACACCGCACATTGCATCGCGATAGAGGGGAGGCACGCATGA
- a CDS encoding class I fructose-bisphosphate aldolase yields MNNEDELQSTISHLVQKGKGILAADESDPTIAKRFKAISVESTEANRRSYRSLLFTTPGAAEYISGVILFEETLGQAADDGAPLPEVLSRQGIVPGIKVDKGKIPLAHAPGDEVTQGLDGLAERLRTYKAQGARFAKWREVYSIGAQNPTQLGIEVNAEMLARYAAVCQEEGFVPIVEPEVLIDGDHTLERCFDVTEAVLHAVFHALHRHRVILEYTVLKPNMVLPGKGHPPKARPEHVAAATVKVLRRTVPAAVPSINFLSGGQGPMEATANLNAMNAFFPNSPWELSFSYGRALQETALHAWAGKKENAAAAQKTFYQRARLNGLARLGTYAPEMEQKA; encoded by the coding sequence ATGAATAACGAAGACGAACTGCAGTCAACAATCTCGCACCTGGTGCAGAAAGGCAAGGGCATCCTTGCCGCCGACGAGAGCGATCCGACCATCGCCAAAAGGTTCAAGGCCATCAGCGTCGAATCCACCGAGGCCAACCGGCGCTCCTATCGCTCGCTTCTGTTCACCACGCCCGGCGCCGCGGAATACATCAGCGGCGTCATCCTGTTCGAGGAGACCCTGGGCCAGGCTGCGGATGACGGCGCGCCCCTGCCCGAGGTGCTGTCCCGCCAGGGCATCGTGCCCGGCATCAAGGTGGACAAGGGGAAGATCCCCCTGGCCCACGCTCCGGGTGACGAGGTCACCCAGGGCCTGGACGGACTGGCCGAGCGCCTCAGAACATACAAGGCCCAGGGGGCGCGTTTTGCCAAGTGGCGCGAGGTCTATTCCATCGGCGCTCAGAACCCCACGCAGCTCGGCATCGAGGTGAATGCGGAAATGCTGGCACGCTACGCAGCCGTCTGCCAGGAGGAGGGTTTTGTTCCCATCGTCGAGCCGGAGGTGCTGATCGACGGCGACCACACCCTGGAGCGCTGCTTTGATGTCACCGAGGCGGTGCTGCACGCGGTGTTCCATGCCCTGCACCGGCACCGGGTGATCCTGGAATATACCGTGCTCAAGCCGAACATGGTTCTGCCGGGCAAGGGGCATCCTCCCAAGGCAAGGCCCGAGCACGTTGCTGCGGCGACGGTCAAGGTTCTCCGCCGTACGGTGCCCGCGGCGGTGCCGAGCATCAATTTCCTGTCCGGCGGCCAGGGGCCCATGGAAGCAACGGCCAACCTGAACGCCATGAACGCCTTTTTCCCGAATTCACCCTGGGAGCTTTCGTTCTCCTACGGGAGAGCCCTGCAGGAGACCGCCCTGCATGCGTGGGCCGGCAAAAAGGAGAACGCGGCGGCCGCGCAGAAGACTTTCTATCAGCGCGCCAGGCTGAACGGCCTCGCGCGCCTCGGCACCTACGCGCCGGAGATGGAGCAGAAGGCCTGA